A stretch of the Saccharolobus caldissimus genome encodes the following:
- the prpB gene encoding methylisocitrate lyase produces the protein MSQVLRESDFLIIPGVFNPFTAILAKKVGFKAVYLSGAALTSSYGLPDIGLITLDEVAEMIRRIKEVVDIPIIVDADTGFGEAINVYRTVRVLEKAGADAIQIEDQRMPKKCGHLEGKEVVEPLEMVQKIKAALKARKEALIIARVDSRGVIGLDDAIERAKIYLEAGADIIFPEALTSKEEFSKFAKEVKAPLLANMTEFGKTPYITAKEFKEMGYKYVIFPVTIFRVAAKAMKEALEILLREGTQINLLDKMITRQEQYEIIDYFFYEKLDKELGSIKLIRKL, from the coding sequence TTGTCACAAGTATTAAGGGAATCTGACTTCTTAATAATACCTGGTGTATTTAACCCATTTACCGCAATTTTAGCTAAAAAGGTAGGTTTTAAAGCGGTATACTTATCTGGGGCTGCATTAACGTCATCTTATGGTTTGCCAGATATAGGTTTAATTACTTTAGATGAAGTAGCAGAGATGATAAGGAGGATAAAGGAAGTTGTAGATATTCCAATAATTGTAGATGCAGATACTGGATTTGGCGAGGCTATAAATGTTTATAGAACTGTAAGAGTTCTTGAGAAAGCAGGTGCTGATGCCATTCAGATTGAGGACCAGAGAATGCCTAAAAAATGCGGCCATTTAGAAGGTAAGGAGGTTGTCGAACCTTTAGAGATGGTTCAAAAGATTAAAGCTGCGTTAAAAGCTAGAAAAGAAGCCTTAATAATAGCTAGAGTAGATTCAAGGGGAGTTATAGGTTTAGATGACGCTATTGAAAGGGCTAAAATTTATTTAGAGGCAGGTGCAGATATCATATTTCCAGAGGCTCTTACTAGTAAAGAAGAATTTTCTAAGTTTGCTAAAGAGGTTAAGGCTCCTTTGTTAGCTAATATGACAGAATTCGGTAAAACCCCTTATATAACTGCTAAGGAGTTTAAGGAAATGGGCTATAAGTATGTCATATTTCCAGTTACCATATTTAGGGTTGCAGCAAAAGCCATGAAAGAAGCTTTAGAAATACTATTAAGGGAAGGAACGCAGATTAACTTATTAGATAAAATGATAACTAGACAAGAACAATACGAGATTATAGACTATTTCTTCTATGAAAAATTAGATAAGGAATTAGGTAGTATAAAACTCATTAGAAAGCTTTAA
- the gltA gene encoding citrate synthase — protein MSVVSKGLENVVIKVTSLTYIDGEKGILRYRGYDINDLVKFGSYEETIYLMLYGKLPNIKELEKLKEKLNEEYEVPQEVIDAIYLMPRDADAIGLLEVGTAALASLDKNFKWKENDKEKAISIIAKMSTLVANVFRRKEGNKPRIPESSDSYAKSFLAASLSKEPTPEEVNAMDKALILYADHEVPASTTAALVASSTLSDMYSSITAALAALKGPLHGGAAEEAFKQFLEIKEINNVENWFNEKILNQKNRLMGFGHRVYKTYDPRAKIFKNLASTLVEKNSDAKKYFEIAQKLEELGIKYFANKGIYPNTDFYSGIVFYALGFPVYMFTALFALSRTLGWLAHIIEYVEEQHRLIRPRALYVGPEYRQYVPLNQR, from the coding sequence ATGAGTGTAGTAAGTAAAGGTCTAGAAAATGTTGTAATAAAGGTAACTAGTTTAACATATATAGATGGAGAAAAAGGAATTTTAAGATATAGAGGTTATGATATAAATGATTTAGTTAAATTCGGAAGTTATGAGGAGACAATATACTTAATGTTATATGGAAAATTACCGAATATAAAGGAGTTGGAGAAATTAAAGGAAAAGCTTAATGAGGAATATGAGGTACCCCAGGAAGTTATTGATGCCATATATTTAATGCCTAGAGATGCTGATGCTATAGGGCTTTTAGAAGTAGGCACTGCTGCCTTAGCCTCTTTAGATAAGAATTTTAAATGGAAGGAGAATGATAAGGAAAAAGCTATAAGTATAATAGCTAAAATGTCCACATTAGTTGCAAATGTATTCAGAAGAAAGGAAGGAAATAAACCCAGAATACCAGAATCCTCAGATAGTTATGCAAAGAGTTTTCTAGCTGCAAGTTTATCTAAAGAACCCACTCCAGAAGAGGTAAATGCTATGGATAAGGCTTTAATACTATATGCAGATCACGAAGTACCGGCTTCAACTACAGCAGCATTAGTTGCTTCTTCTACATTATCAGATATGTATTCATCGATAACTGCAGCTTTAGCAGCACTAAAGGGCCCCTTACATGGGGGAGCAGCTGAAGAAGCTTTTAAACAGTTCTTAGAAATTAAAGAGATTAATAATGTAGAAAACTGGTTTAATGAGAAGATATTAAATCAGAAAAATAGACTGATGGGATTCGGACATAGAGTCTATAAAACTTATGATCCTAGAGCAAAAATATTCAAAAATCTAGCCTCTACACTAGTGGAGAAGAACAGTGATGCAAAGAAATACTTTGAGATAGCCCAAAAACTTGAAGAGTTAGGCATAAAGTATTTTGCTAATAAAGGGATATATCCTAATACTGATTTCTATTCTGGCATCGTTTTCTACGCTTTAGGATTTCCGGTCTATATGTTCACTGCCCTATTTGCTTTATCTAGAACTTTAGGTTGGTTAGCTCATATAATAGAATATGTAGAAGAGCAACATAGATTAATAAGACCTAGAGCATTATATGTTGGGCCAGAATATAGGCAATATGTGCCATTAAATCAGAGATAA
- a CDS encoding CBS domain-containing protein codes for MMLTSENLIKKPPITVKLGTRAIDAVKIMYNNNIGSVVIVDEKGMPVGIFTERDLMRAIACNKDLNDSVEKLGTYGKLITVKKNSPIGEVAEKMVKNNIRHVVVVDCEGKLVGVISMRDIINEEHVLNFLIKSVTEWEGGTD; via the coding sequence ATGATGTTAACTTCTGAAAATCTAATTAAGAAGCCCCCTATTACTGTGAAATTAGGTACGAGGGCTATAGATGCGGTTAAAATTATGTATAATAATAACATAGGCTCCGTTGTAATCGTAGATGAAAAAGGTATGCCCGTGGGTATATTTACCGAAAGAGATTTGATGCGTGCTATTGCATGCAATAAGGATTTAAATGATAGTGTTGAAAAGTTAGGTACTTATGGGAAGTTAATAACAGTTAAGAAGAATTCTCCTATAGGAGAAGTAGCCGAAAAAATGGTGAAGAATAACATTAGGCATGTAGTTGTTGTAGATTGTGAGGGTAAACTCGTTGGCGTTATCTCAATGAGGGATATAATAAATGAGGAACATGTTTTGAATTTTTTAATTAAATCTGTAACAGAATGGGAAGGAGGTACTGATTAA
- the tpiA gene encoding triose-phosphate isomerase: MRLPIILINYKVYDNSFGNKAIELAKKIEKISREYSVEIILAVPATMIYRISQEVNLPIYAQHVDPVPLGAHTGAIPPELVKDAGAKGTLINHSEKRIRADEIDDILKRIRNLGLESVLCVDRYELVFPFGLLKPNAILIEPPELIGTGISVSKAKPEVITKAVDEIKKAKGVYLIAGAGISTGEDVFKAIELGAQGIGVASAVMKAKEPEKVVEDFVINALKAMGKF; this comes from the coding sequence ATGAGACTTCCTATTATTTTAATAAATTATAAAGTATATGATAATTCTTTCGGAAATAAAGCGATAGAATTAGCGAAAAAGATAGAGAAGATTAGTAGGGAATATTCTGTGGAAATTATCTTAGCTGTTCCTGCTACAATGATATATAGAATTAGCCAAGAAGTGAACTTACCAATATACGCTCAGCACGTAGATCCAGTACCTTTAGGCGCTCATACTGGGGCTATACCACCTGAATTAGTTAAAGACGCTGGAGCTAAGGGTACTTTAATTAATCATAGTGAGAAGAGGATAAGGGCGGATGAGATAGACGATATTTTAAAAAGAATTAGAAATTTAGGTTTAGAGAGTGTTCTATGTGTAGATAGGTATGAATTGGTATTCCCCTTCGGTCTGTTAAAGCCTAATGCAATACTTATAGAACCTCCAGAGCTTATAGGGACTGGTATTTCAGTTTCTAAAGCTAAACCTGAAGTAATAACTAAAGCTGTAGATGAGATAAAGAAAGCAAAAGGGGTTTATCTAATAGCCGGTGCTGGTATTTCGACAGGAGAAGATGTCTTTAAAGCTATTGAATTGGGGGCTCAAGGCATAGGTGTGGCCAGTGCTGTAATGAAAGCTAAGGAACCGGAAAAAGTTGTTGAGGACTTTGTTATAAATGCGTTAAAGGCCATGGGGAAATTCTGA
- a CDS encoding DUF429 domain-containing protein: MYCGIDLAVKRKTTIGVLNNYEIRIYEVSTNEEIIQLCNKANITAIDSPLSHSKGFRNVDKEMIRRGFRVLPPSFMSKLVERAIELSRSLKNVIETHPTSTLKNLGINWRRLHEVKDYVDAAACAMVALGYEIGYVEEIKANDGIIYLLSKNFPYELKRKDYYTFYLKGAK; the protein is encoded by the coding sequence ATGTATTGCGGAATCGATTTAGCAGTAAAGAGAAAGACTACAATAGGTGTTTTAAATAATTATGAAATAAGAATTTACGAAGTAAGTACTAATGAAGAAATCATTCAATTATGCAATAAAGCCAACATAACAGCTATTGATTCCCCGTTATCTCACTCAAAAGGATTTAGGAACGTAGATAAGGAGATGATAAGAAGAGGATTTAGAGTATTACCACCTTCCTTTATGAGTAAACTTGTAGAAAGGGCTATAGAATTGTCGAGGAGTTTAAAAAACGTAATAGAAACTCATCCCACATCCACGTTAAAAAATTTAGGAATAAATTGGAGGAGGTTACATGAAGTCAAAGATTACGTTGACGCTGCAGCTTGTGCAATGGTGGCTTTAGGTTATGAAATAGGATACGTTGAGGAGATTAAGGCTAATGATGGGATAATTTACTTACTATCAAAAAATTTCCCTTATGAGTTAAAAAGGAAAGATTATTATACATTTTACCTAAAGGGAGCTAAATGA
- a CDS encoding MmgE/PrpD family protein: protein MEIAEKIADFVNSVSYESLSDKIIHEAKRRIIDSIAVARGALNSPPHLVNKNVMKYFQGDVPLLFGGYSTPDFASYYNTFLIRYLDFNDTYLSKEPLHPSDMIGAFLSVSSLLDLKGKDIIEAIAVGYEIGVKLCDATSLRKKGYDHVTFLQVAAAAGLAKLLRLSSKETINAISLALVPNIALRETRSGELSMWKAGAAADASRKATFAAILAKFGLTGPSKPFSGKMGFVNVIAKDFDYSVFNNLSLDGILKTSMKKYPVEYHAEAVVEAGKSINLNVDDIVKIDVETYEAAKTIIADEEKWNPTNKETADHSLPYILAYTIIKKDFWLDAYDSEAIFNDKIRSLMRKISVYENENYTNIYPKELPVKVIVYSNKGKDEVEVRNPRGYYNNPMSDEEVEEKYLRLGGKKEELNILWNIEELKVREIVTSIKGI from the coding sequence ATGGAAATAGCTGAAAAGATAGCTGATTTCGTAAACTCCGTAAGCTATGAAAGTTTAAGCGATAAAATAATTCATGAAGCTAAGAGGAGAATTATTGATTCTATTGCAGTTGCTAGAGGTGCGTTAAATTCTCCTCCTCATTTAGTGAATAAAAACGTTATGAAATATTTCCAGGGTGATGTGCCATTACTTTTTGGTGGTTATTCTACTCCAGATTTCGCATCGTACTATAATACGTTTTTAATAAGGTACTTAGATTTTAACGATACATATCTTTCTAAGGAACCTTTACATCCTAGTGACATGATAGGCGCCTTTTTATCTGTTTCATCTCTTTTAGATTTAAAAGGAAAGGATATAATAGAGGCTATTGCAGTAGGTTACGAAATAGGTGTAAAATTATGTGATGCTACCTCATTAAGGAAAAAAGGTTATGACCACGTAACTTTTCTTCAAGTAGCAGCTGCAGCTGGTTTAGCAAAGTTATTGAGGTTAAGCAGTAAAGAAACTATCAATGCAATATCATTGGCTTTAGTTCCAAATATTGCCCTTAGAGAGACAAGATCTGGAGAATTATCTATGTGGAAAGCTGGAGCTGCAGCTGACGCCTCTAGAAAAGCTACCTTTGCGGCAATTTTGGCAAAATTTGGGCTAACTGGGCCATCAAAGCCTTTCTCTGGTAAGATGGGTTTTGTTAATGTCATAGCAAAAGATTTTGATTATAGTGTTTTTAATAATTTATCACTAGACGGAATATTAAAGACTAGTATGAAAAAATATCCAGTAGAGTATCATGCTGAGGCTGTGGTTGAAGCTGGTAAAAGTATTAATCTTAATGTTGATGATATAGTTAAAATTGACGTAGAAACTTATGAGGCTGCTAAGACTATAATAGCTGATGAGGAGAAATGGAATCCAACAAATAAGGAAACTGCTGATCATAGCTTACCTTACATTTTAGCATATACGATAATTAAAAAAGATTTCTGGCTCGACGCATATGATAGTGAGGCGATTTTTAACGATAAAATAAGGAGTCTGATGAGAAAAATTAGTGTTTATGAAAATGAGAACTATACAAATATTTATCCTAAGGAGTTACCAGTTAAAGTGATAGTTTATTCTAATAAAGGGAAGGACGAAGTTGAGGTAAGAAATCCCAGAGGTTATTATAATAACCCAATGTCAGATGAGGAAGTTGAGGAGAAGTATTTGAGATTAGGCGGAAAAAAGGAAGAATTAAATATATTATGGAATATTGAAGAATTGAAGGTGAGGGAAATTGTCACAAGTATTAAGGGAATCTGA